A portion of the Micromonospora vinacea genome contains these proteins:
- a CDS encoding HEAT repeat domain-containing protein — protein sequence MRDRLPELTDPDPEVRLEALRALLAGAERGDVVAKQVLREIVIGYRNFDPEIYSRALNLLVLFGDESLAEALLAALADEEYGCQSWAANGSGILRLQTAAPLLIDLLRHPDALARQSACEALGEIGDPTAITPLAHVLDDPAEHVRAAAAYALADIGDDEAIEHLWTALESPRRPVRAGYLSAALAHPAIKTFDRLIQATSHHDPEVRFWAARALGAAGDERAEKLLTRLAVEDHATVRTGGHVSTAAKKALKTLRNIRKHQRKARAGERTV from the coding sequence ATGCGTGACCGACTCCCTGAGCTGACAGACCCCGACCCTGAGGTTCGGCTGGAGGCACTGCGTGCGCTGTTGGCTGGAGCCGAGAGAGGGGACGTGGTCGCGAAGCAGGTTCTCAGGGAGATCGTGATCGGGTACCGCAACTTCGACCCCGAGATCTACTCCCGGGCGTTGAATCTCCTCGTGTTGTTCGGTGATGAGTCGCTGGCCGAAGCGCTCCTCGCTGCGCTTGCCGACGAGGAGTACGGGTGCCAGAGTTGGGCGGCGAACGGCTCCGGCATCCTGCGCCTTCAGACGGCCGCCCCGCTGTTGATCGACCTACTTCGCCACCCAGATGCTCTCGCCCGCCAGAGCGCCTGCGAGGCTCTGGGAGAGATAGGCGACCCCACCGCGATCACGCCTCTCGCGCACGTGCTCGACGACCCAGCCGAGCATGTCAGAGCAGCTGCCGCCTACGCCCTGGCCGACATCGGCGACGACGAGGCGATCGAGCACTTGTGGACCGCGCTGGAGTCGCCCCGTCGGCCAGTGCGTGCCGGTTACCTGTCGGCCGCGCTGGCGCACCCGGCAATCAAGACCTTCGACCGCCTGATCCAGGCGACCTCACACCACGACCCCGAAGTGCGCTTCTGGGCAGCACGAGCGCTCGGCGCCGCCGGCGACGAACGAGCCGAGAAGCTGCTGACGCGCCTCGCCGTCGAGGACCACGCCACGGTGCGAACCGGCGGGCACGTAAGTACCGCAGCCAAGAAGGCGCTGAAGACGCTGCGAAACATCCGCAAACACCAACGAAAGGCACGCGCCGGAGAGCGGACCGTGTGA
- a CDS encoding 2'-5' RNA ligase family protein yields the protein MDRQRPWLQTSGMEPTQTALIVPIPEAEEAVGRFRASLDRAAGWGVPAHVTVLYPFLPPQQIDEQVLAVLRATIAGIPRFDVALTHVGWFGETVVWLAPQPDRPFRELTTAVWQQFPEAPPYAGAHSDVVPHLTIGHDAAKTTLSHAAQTVSAHLPIRTAIDRVRLIAGTPDVSPWRTVCELPLGATPQAPAGTGFEAATA from the coding sequence GTGGACCGGCAACGACCTTGGTTGCAAACTTCGGGGATGGAACCGACACAGACGGCCCTCATCGTGCCGATACCCGAGGCCGAGGAGGCGGTGGGCCGGTTCCGGGCATCGCTCGACCGGGCCGCCGGGTGGGGCGTGCCGGCGCACGTGACAGTCCTCTATCCGTTCCTGCCCCCGCAGCAGATCGATGAGCAGGTCCTGGCGGTGCTGCGCGCCACCATTGCCGGGATACCGCGGTTCGACGTCGCACTGACGCACGTCGGCTGGTTCGGTGAAACTGTCGTCTGGCTTGCTCCGCAGCCAGATCGTCCGTTCCGGGAACTCACCACGGCAGTGTGGCAGCAGTTTCCCGAGGCACCCCCGTATGCCGGGGCGCACAGCGACGTGGTGCCGCACCTGACCATCGGTCACGACGCCGCAAAGACCACTCTGAGCCACGCCGCGCAAACCGTCTCCGCGCACCTGCCGATCCGCACGGCCATCGACAGGGTCCGGCTCATCGCCGGAACGCCGGACGTCAGCCCTTGGCGCACCGTCTGCGAGCTCCCGCTGGGCGCCACACCACAGGCGCCGGCCGGTACGGGATTCGAAGCGGCCACAGCCTGA